The genome window tgagatatttagtacatacacctaagtttggtctttggtaccccaagggatccacttttgatttaataggttattcagatgctgattgggcagggtgtaaaattgatagaaagagcacatcagggacttgtcagttctagggaagatccctggtgtcttgggcttctaagaaacaaaattcagtagctctttctaccgccgaagccgagtacattgccgcaggccattgttgcgcgcaattgctttagatgaggcaaacccttagggattatggttacaaattaaccaaagtccctctcctatgtgataatgagagtgcaatccgcatggcggataatcccgttgagcacagccgcactaagcacatagccattcggtatcactttttgagggatcaccaacaaaggggggatatcgagattgcttatgttagcaccaaagaacaattagccaatatctttaccaaaccactagatgagaaaacctttaccaaacttaggcatgagctaaacatttttgattctaggaactttgattgattccttgcacacatagctcatttatacctttgatcatatctctttcatgtgctatgactaatgtgtttttcaaagtgtatttcatgctaagtcatatattgaaagggaaattgagtcctcggcgaagacaaggcttccactccactccatcgtatcATTTATCCTTCGCCGTCCCTCCGCactgctctccactttggtataatcttcactcatattcatttgtaccactaggggagaaagtaaaagggctctaaagactccgtttttggcgattaatgtcaaagggggagagagtattagcccaaagcaaaaggaccgcaccaccacgccaatttcaaaatttttcgaaACAAGTCTAAATTGTTAAatgtcttcaattggtatctttcaaattagtattcctctaagaaattctatctcaattggtatctatatcttaaggaggagtttttcaaaaaaaatggtatctaaaatattttgaTCTTCCTTTAAttagtaaaaccctcttgaacactaagaggagaatttcattaagggggagttttgtttagtcaaaggaaaagcatttgaaacagggggagaaaatttcaaatcttaaaaatgcttctcgaaatcttatttatatacctttgactatttgcaaaaagactttgaaaagaatttccaaaacaacttgcaaaaacaaaacaagtggtgcaaatgtggtccaaaatgttaaaattatcgTATCAAACTTATctgcttagaaatgctttcatttcaaaataacttatgcacatctgtcaaaatgcaaactagttacatttctacctttgtatttgctttggtttgtgttggcatcaatcaccaaaaagggggagattgaaagggaaatagtctcaacatttcctataatatattttggtgtttgacgaccatcacaaaccttgtggactaaccagtttgtctagttaatcatttcacaggtgcataagtttatCTACAAATATTCTAAGTCGACTATCCGGAATactgtagattattccggacaggagaagctttttggaaaaacagactaagcgcggaccgtccgggcccttgcggcggaccgtccgcgacaccaggatgaccttcggacagaaccaatgcaaaaatccaagtctatactacggaccgtccggaggaaaagcaagcatcgttcgagaccacgcgcggaccgtccggcctcaggcgcggaccgtccggtaggtgaggaaccgaaaaacccgaaggtgatgggttcagtaaaatgaattatagcgtcctcacgggccgtccggggtgcacgaccggaccgtccgcgactgcctttatctgacatgtgacgacgcattaaatgcaaaatagccattgatatagctgttactgctgaccgttgcgttttcagccgttgatgtgcaggggcggaccgtccggaccaggggcgcagaccgtccgcggttagcagaattggagcaacggctaggaagtggttgagggctataaatacaacctcaaccacctccattcacttcatccaagcattccaatcttctattcaatataagagcaagcaatccattccaagacacaattaaagcctccaatctctccaagttccacaattgagacaagtgatcattagtaattagtgacttgagagagagtgatccgtgtgttatttgtcgctcttgtcgcttggcttttgcaatcatgCTTTCTTCCTTCCCATCCTTATtcttcaagtgacttgtaatcaaagcaagagacaccaattgtgtggtgatccttgtggggtctaagtgacccatttgattaaggagaaagctcacttggtctaggtgaccgtttgagagagggaaagggttaaaagagacccagtctttgtgaccacctcaacggggagtaggtttgcaagaaccaaacctcggtaaaacaaatcaccgtgtcacactctttatttgcttgtgatttgttttcgccctctctttcggactcgattatatttctaacgctaaccccgacttttagttgtgtttaaagtttataaatttcagatttgcctattcaccccccctctaggcgactttcatctgCCGCCGAGCTATGTGCTCAGAAGTTCTCCGCGACCGTTGATGCAGCCCGTGACACATTGAGTGCTTCTGCTGCCACCTGTGTGGTAGCTGGTGATCTCTGTGCCACAACATCAGTAGGTAACCATGTGGTTTCTACGCTTGATGTTCTTGAATCCGCTGTGGAGGCAAAAAAGTGCTATGTGTTCTTATCAACAGGCGAGTGAAGTCGTCGTTTGTGCTCAGGAGACATTGGCCAAATACTATCAGGTTTGTATTCAGAAACTTTTACTGAGTCAATGCTTGAGATATCTGCGCCATGTGGTTTGTAGCAGCCCTGTGATGGAATTATAATAACCTGAGTGCTTTTTGGAGGCTTGTGATACATGTGAGGTGATATAGTTGCTTTGCCCTATGATGTTTTCTTTGAAAATATTGAACTGTATACTACACTTGGTCTTTTTTGTGAAAAATAGCTGAGGGCATATGGATGTTTGTGGTGATAGTGCATAGTTGTCGATGCCAGTTCATATGGCTGTTATATTCATTTGAGGGCTTACGACTGTTTGTTGATGTTTCATTGAAAATATTGAACTAAGGCTTGTGATACATGTGAGATGATCTAGTTGCTTTGCCCTATAATGTTTTCTTTGAAAATATTGAACTGTATACTACACTTGGTTTTTTTGTTGAAAAATAACTGAGGGCATATGACATATGGCTGTTTGGAGGCTGTTTTTGTTGCATCATACAGAAAATATGCCTTCAAACTGTGGCACTCTCTTCGGCGGGCTTCAGATTATTGGCACCACGATCGTCGCAATTGGATGCGTGGCATATGGCTGTTTGAGGGCATATGGCTGTTTGAAAAATATTGATTGAGATGAGATAGTTGATTTGCCCTATGATGCTTTCTTTGAAATTATTGAACTGTATACTACATATGatgttttttaattttaaaaaaacAGCTGAGGGCATATGCTGTTTGTCTTGAGCCCAGTTCATACGCTGTCTTGTTCTGTTCATATGTTGTTCTATTCTTGAGCCCAATTATCAGTACACATGATCCTCTCAGTTCATTTGGCAGATGGCTGTTTGTCTTTCCAGTGCAGCAGAAGGTTTCCTCATATGCCTGTCCATGTTTACAACTATTTGACACTGCAAAGTCTGatgttatttatatattttttgtaGATGAACAAAAAACTTGCACATGCACTCAACTATGTCGTGTCTCAAATGCAAGATATAGCTAAGAAACTACAAGATACTGCCTCTTTCTGCTACACAGATGAGGATGCTGTAGATGGTTTCATGATGCTCAAGTAGCTCGTTCAATGGATGAGTTAGCTGAAATACTTGATGTAACTTCAATTGACTGCCAGTTTTCGCTGATAGACCCTACTGCTATCTTAGAAGCTAGTTATGGAAGTGAAGACAGTGCGGTGTGGGAGGACGTATTTTGTGACCGAGAAATTATGAATCAGCCTTTAGAAGCGGAGACGCTTGGTGAGCGCTGTGCTAAGTGGGGGCTTAGTTTCAATGAGATCTGGGATAGATCAATGTAACGTTGCCAACTGCTGACCTTAGGGATTTCTTGGATGCTGCTAAAATAGTGGTCGAATACCTCTCTCCTATAAGCTCTAGCGACAGGATACATGTACTCAGACCCACCAAACTGCTTTATGTAGTTTTGTATTAGATGTCTGAAGCACTCCCTTTTCTCGGCATACGGGAAGACATTGTTCATAGCATTTTAAGACCTTTGCAAGCATCTGAACATAAAGCTAACAAAGGCAGATCCACCACAACCTTGTGCAACTGATGAAAGAACCATGTCTAGTTTTCAGTATTTTCTGCCTCAAAAAATCCATATGCAACTGGATACATCCAATTGTGCCATCGACACCTATGGCACAACAAAGGTGACCATTCCACCTTCCATTAAGAGCTGTGGAGTTAACACTTAGGTATGGTCGGCAGCCACCCTTGAAACCAGAAATGCATGGACCGAGCGCACAAAAGAATCGACTGAAGAAAGGACAGCCCTCATCAATTTTTACATCAAGCTCAATGACACTATCCGGTGACTTTTGCATAACTGCTTCTCTCCAACGCCATAGTAGCTGAAAGCTCTCTTCCCAACTACCAAATAATTCCTTCAGAGCATTCTCTTTAGCGTGCCAAACTGTCATATGCAATGGTACAACCAAAAGTGTCCTGCAATGTAGTTTGTAGCTCCTTAGCATCCACATGAGGCTTCTTCATTAGTAATGGAAGCGCACGTGCCGCAACCCAAGCTCCTGTAGGTGTAGTCGTCTTACGTCTACCACTCGAAGTACAAGTATGTTTGTCATTCAAGACAATCACCTGAAAAATTAGTCAAAGTGTCAAATAGATTTTAACCACGAATAGAAAGGTACATATTAAATAAAACAACTATATTCTGGGCTTACTTGAATTGTTGGAGCCTCTTTCGTCTTCGGTCTAGCATGAATGCTCCTGGGGAAATCAAGCCCTTTACAATACCCTCTAAATCTAGTCTTATTGGTTGCCTCAATTCCAAGCTCAAATTCTTTATTTATGGCGTATTGTCTAATTGCGAGTCTGAAGTGGTGCATTGTTGCATACAAGCTGCCAGATTCCATTACTGGATTGTTCATATCATATATGGTCCTAGTTTCATCAAGCACTAAATCAGAACATGGAATGCCTGCTCCTAATTCATCTTCACATGGAATGCTATTTCCAAAACAGGAAGCACTTGAATCATCTTCCCTTCCACCATCTTGATTATCTAGTCCAAGCTGAAAATAGAATCCTTGTTCACTAGTAAcatcatttcttccttcttcgttGTTCGTTTCTTCTACCATTATTGAATCCCAATCGATAGCATGCATTCAATGGTCACTCCCCTATTCACCAAAATAGTTGTAATATCATATATAACTACTAAATTGCATACAATAAATTCGAACCACTAACCACTGTAGTCTGTGTGCCAATACAAGTCAATGCCCACTCTTGATCTTCGACAATGCATGCAGTCGTTTCATCCATGGGGGAACTGCCTCATCGTTCATAGTATTATTCATACTAAAGTGCACAAACAAAAAGCAAAATGGGGGCTCGGCTTTATGCAGTTTAGTGTGGAAGAAGATACGAGATCTCACCAGAGTCGGCGGCGCGGGAACCGCGCGGGAATGGCCCTCGGCGTAGTATCCGACCTCAGCGGTAGTTGTTCACAGGGCGAGATCTGGTGAAGGGCAGGGCAGGGCAGACGCGACGAACAGAGCCGAGAGAGCCATGAGAgatgaggaagacgacgaccaggGAAGGGAGAATGGACGACGCTCGAAGACGGCGACCAGGGAAGTAACGGAGCAAATGGAGCGAGGGCACGACCAGCACAGGAAAAAGGCTAATGACCATCAATGTAGCACGATGCCATTTTTTCAAAATGAGCGAGATTATAATGCCACAGATTCAATTGCGACGATCGCGGTGCCAATAATCTGAAGCCCGCCGAAGGGAGAGCCACGGTTGCAAAATTCTCCAATAGGTGGGGGTGGTCAACAACATGGCCTGCCCTGGCTGCTTCCAACCACAGTGTTTCATGATGGATCCTCAAGGGTTCTAGTGTTCTAGGCATCTTTGAAATGGTTGGTTTCAATCAAATATGAACTTTCTAAATCTTATTGAGTGGTTTTCAATACTTTGAACTTGAACATAACAGTTTacgataaataaataaatagggTTTAGTAGGCTCCTACTGCTCTAAATCATTCTCTATTGGGGCTACATGTGTTCCGCACTTTAGGCTATTTCTTTTTTTCGAACAACTCAGGAGAGCTGCATGCCATTTCattaagagagagaaaaaaagaaagaaacacTTTATAAAATGGATGGCTTGAAAAAACCTTCCCAACACTAGTTTCTTGCTGATGATATGTTCCAGAATTCTCGATGAATAAGAGGTGTAGTTTATAGGTCCAGTTTGGAACACTAGGTACACCCTATTGAACAAGACAACCATTCTTTCCGGCATGTTCCTTGCTAGACCcttctaaggccttgttcggttatataGGATGAAATCCCACCATGGATTTAATTCGGGTATGGATTGGGTGAATCCATACCTCACACCCAATcccatggtgggattaaatccatcAACTAATCTATTTGTCTATCAAAGctagttattcttttgatccatggattctaatgtaaacttgtgcaatatcttcatagatttgttccatacctaataAGCTATGGATAGAATACATGTCTTACATAGTTTAAAAAATCCCAAACCCTTAGGTTATATTTCATGACgggtttaaccgaataaaaaaagttaagtagttttaaattatTTTAGGACATGGATTGTGATATGGATTTAATTTCAATCCATGCTAATCCAGAGCTGGATTATGTAAACGAACAAAGACTAAATGGACATGGATCACAGGATACATGGCTTTTTCAAAACACAGATTATTTCAGAACTGGTGACACATCTGGTCCAACCGTCCAATAAGCCTTTGGCACCTTTTTTTCACTTTGTGAGTGGGACTGTCACTCGGATTGAAAACAAATTGCTGTACCATACCTGATACCAGTTCTGCGACAATCAATGCCAATAATATATGATCACCGTGAGTGATTATGCCTGCATgagattctctctctctctattttGTATTATGTGCCAAAAAAGGGTTATTGTCGGAATTCCAGTGAACATGTTTCTGAAACATTGCTGAATAGCCTGCCCCCGATTTGACTTCAGTGTAAAGGAATCCAGTGTAATCACATCATAAGGAAGCCACGCCAACAGTAGAACAGGCATAGCTGATAGCTTCTGGTGTGGTTTGGTTTCCCCCATATACATGGAACCACTTCTGTCCTGGATTAAAATTCTACATGATACAATGCTGGCTACCATATTGAAGGGGAAAAAAACTAGGCATCTCTTTTACTTCATGGCTTAGTCTCCTCTTAACTCAAATATCTACAGAAACTAAACTCTGCGGACCTGGAAACAAACAGAGTACCACAGGGGCTAATAACACATACAGATCCCAAGtgttattttatctttttccacagaagacTGGATCAAAATATCATACAGGCATTGAGAAGCTACAGCTAGCCTAGTAGATCTGTTCTCTTCTACCACCCCATCATCGCCACCTACAGCAAAAACAAAAGCACATATAAAGCAGCGTTAAAAACCATAGAAAACAAACAGGCATAAAAGCACATAGATTCATGTTTTGTTTTGGTCATGGGATTGTTTACTGCCCAATAAGGTTATCTTCAGCGGTCGTACTAATCACATCTCCTATTTTAAATTTTACTCTACAAACAATAAGAGGCAGAAAGCAGAGAGAGTAAACAACAGAACTCTCTCTCTTAGAGTACCAGTAGTCCCAGCGTGGGTTTATCTTGGACGTTTGGTTTACCCCGTATGGGTACTGGGACCGGGAGCGGCGAGCGTTCCTGAAGGCGCAGCACCCGCATGAGCAGATGCAGACGAGAGCGGCGAGCACGGCGACGTCGAGCACAAAGATCTTGTGCCAGTCCTGGCGCACCTGCTCCATCACGCCGGCCCTGCACGAGTCGCACCGGTAGCAGAGGATGTCCGGGGCGTTGTTCCACCGGTAGCAGTCCTCGTCCTGCGCCCCGACTGGCATGCCTCCGCTGTACTGGCACGCCGTCGGCGGCTTGCAGCAGCCGGACTGCTCACAGCCGCAGCGAGCATTAGAGGCAGCAAGCACAAGTACAAAGGCGCCAGAAGCAGAAGCAGAAGCAGCAGCAGCTGGAAAATACCTGTATTGGCGTGAGATCGTGCTGGAGGTAGTCCATGGGCGTCCAGTTCTGgatcttggggcaggccttggacCCGACGACGCAGGCGAGGGCGGGGCGCCAGTACCTGTCGTCCTGCATGCGCTTCTGGAGCCACGCCGAGTAGTCCGTGACGCGGTACTCCCGGTACGGCCGGCCGTACacctgcgcgccgccgccgcccgcggtGACCGCGAAGCCGAACGCGGTGAGGCCgaggaggaaggcgacgagcagtGCGACGGCGGCGAGGTACAGCCGCAGCGCCCAGGCCACGTGGAAGCAGGCGCCCACGAAGCCGGCGAGCGAGACCAGCAGCGCCGCGAAGCCCACGGCGAGGAGCGGCGTCTGCAGGATCGACGAGCACgtggtggaggaggaggaggagctaccCCTTGCCAGCCACAGCCCCGCCCCGATGATGGGGAGCGAGGCCAGGAGCGTGGCCAGGTTCAGGTACCCGATCATCACGTTGCTCATGCGGTATGGGTACATCTCTTCCTCCACGGCTGGCTGCTCAGCTGCTCTCTTGGGTTGGCTCTGTGCTCTCTCGgtttatatattatatatatatatcatgtgtCCCGGCTCTGCTGATTTGTTCgagtgcctgcctgcctgccgctTCTCGGAGCTAGTGGTCTGGTGCAAAGCGCGAGCAGtggttctccttttcttcttcttcttcccttggaCTGTCACCCTTTTGATCCCTGGTGACTGTGCATGCGCGGTCTGTCTTTAATAATGCCCGTGTCGGTTCTTGGAAATCTTAGGCAGGCGCCTCTTGCCACTTTCCTCAAGCTTTTAGCTCCTGGCCTGACGCGGGCGCATGCATGTTATGGTTGCCTTGCCTGCCGTGAAGTAATTGCCTCAGCAGCTGAGAACACCATGCCACATCCTGGAGCAGAGCCCCAGCTTGATGCTTAGCCATGAAGTAATAAAAAAAAACTAAAAAAGGGTATGTGTGTGCAGTTCTGGGTTCTCGGTCAGCAGCATGAATGAATGAGCTCAAGTGTATGAAGCAATTCTGCTTTTGGATGCAGGACTCGCTTTGCGAGTAAAGAAGGGCGCTTAGTTGTCTTGCTCAGAGCAATTGCAATTTTTTGCTGTCTGATTTCCGGCTTGTGCGCTTGCTTTTGCTGTCTGATTTCCGTCCCTCTCTGTTTTCTTTTTGGCCTTTCAGCAGGATAAGCTCAATCAGGTCAGGTGGTTGCATGCGCTTGGGATTTTTATTAATTTATCCTGGGGTGATCTGATGTGAAGCATTGCCGTGGTGATGGAAATGGAATCGCGGATCAGCCGCTTGCGATTGCGTTGCAGCCTGCACTGCACTGCGGATTTCACTGATTACGCACGGGATTTGTGCTTTTGGGTTAACAAGTCTAAATGAGCACCAGAGGGTATTGTGTTTCCATTTTCCGTGGGGAAGGATTTGGAAAGCGACCAGATGCCGCTCGGGGTTTTCGATGCAATTTCCTTCGCAGGAGAGATTGGCTGAGCTTGCAAATTTTCCTGAGATAAAAAATGAAGATGTCAGGGGTTGTTGAACCTTGGAACTCCCAAGCTAAAGCAAAATCTAGATTACACACGGCTTGGATCATTGCTGAAAATGTTCCTGAAGAGATGATGAATTATCAAGCCATTTCTGAGCTTGGTTCTGCTATTGGTGTTGTTGATGAGATTGACCTCAATTCCTTAGATTATAAGGATATTGCGAGGTTCAGAGTCCATGTGAAAAGTCTCTCAATGATACCTTCTGTCATTGAAGTGAGTGTTAAACCCTTTCTTTATGATGTCCTTCTAAAGGTTGAAGCTATCGATGTGTAAGGTTGGAATGATGAAAATATGAGcatgttatggtcgctagatcggtgagggattggagatggggtatcgatgggcaggaatGTCGGCCGGtggcctctgcccacggccgagcaagaggagggtttctcccttctaattcttacctgctttatttctcatccattgattacataaataagcCGGTTGGctgcccctatctagctagagatccttatctcctaaaaactctcaacaaactactaactgataaccttcctagataatctcaactaatctcctaaataatctcaactaatcttctaatattatctctaactatccttatctaatcccccttaGGGCTCATGGCTGCTGCTACCGCAGCCCCTCTGTGGGTCTCCTTAGGTCCTGACACTACA of Zea mays cultivar B73 chromosome 8, Zm-B73-REFERENCE-NAM-5.0, whole genome shotgun sequence contains these proteins:
- the LOC100383504 gene encoding tetraspanin-6-like isoform X2; translated protein: MYPYRMSNVMIGYLNLATLLASLPIIGAGLWLARGSSSSSSTTCSSILQTPLLAVGFAALLVSLAGFVGACFHVAWALRLYLAAVALLVAFLLGLTAFGFAVTAGGGGAQVYGRPYREYRVTDYSAWLQKRMQDDRYWRPALACVVGSKACPKIQNWTPMDYLQHDLTPIQSGCCKPPTACQYSGGMPVGAQDEDCYRWNNAPDILCYRCDSCRAGVMEQVRQDWHKIFVLDVAVLAALVCICSCGCCAFRNARRSRSQYPYGVAMMGW
- the LOC100383504 gene encoding tetraspanin-6-like isoform X1, with amino-acid sequence MYPYRMSNVMIGYLNLATLLASLPIIGAGLWLARGSSSSSSTTCSSILQTPLLAVGFAALLVSLAGFVGACFHVAWALRLYLAAVALLVAFLLGLTAFGFAVTAGGGGAQVYGRPYREYRVTDYSAWLQKRMQDDRYWRPALACVVGSKACPKIQNWTPMDYLQHDLTPIQSGCCKPPTACQYSGGMPVGAQDEDCYRWNNAPDILCYRCDSCRAGVMEQVRQDWHKIFVLDVAVLAALVCICSCGCCAFRNARRSRSQYPYGVNQTSKINPRWDYWWR
- the LOC100383504 gene encoding Tetraspanin-6-like; the protein is MYPYRMSNVMIGYLNLATLLASLPIIGAGLWLARGSSSSSSTTCSSILQTPLLAVGFAALLVSLAGFVGACFHVAWALRLYLAAVALLVAFLLGLTAFGFAVTAGGGGAQVYGRPYREYRVTDYSAWLQKRMQDDRYWRPALACVVGSKACPKIQNWTPMDYLQHDLTPIQSGCCKPPTACQYSGGMPVGAQDEDCYRWNNAPDILCYRCDSCRAGVMEQVRQDWHKIFVLDVAVLAALVCICSCGCCAFRNARRSRSQYPYGVNQTSKINPRWDYWYSKRESSVVYSLCFLPLIVCRVKFKIGDVISTTAEDNLIGQ